The following are encoded together in the Desulfobulbaceae bacterium genome:
- a CDS encoding DUF615 domain-containing protein has product MEQFISRSEHKRRGKTLEELASELVNLSASEIKRLTCEDFLKEEIKSASGMSGGAKKRQTKYIAKCLRQTDCEPLFSFLDEKKGSKLKENKVFHELERLRDDIISEALIAMREAATRHEKLDSSWDSETIDVAAHQFPGIDKNSLKNTAIQYVRSRKPTFNRELFRLLKAARDQQQFGDDADTSGSQPEE; this is encoded by the coding sequence ATGGAACAATTCATCAGTAGATCAGAGCACAAACGTCGGGGCAAAACACTGGAAGAACTCGCATCAGAACTCGTGAATCTCTCGGCCTCCGAGATTAAACGACTCACCTGCGAAGATTTCCTCAAAGAGGAGATAAAAAGTGCTTCAGGGATGTCCGGCGGCGCAAAAAAAAGACAAACAAAATATATTGCCAAATGCCTACGCCAAACCGACTGTGAACCCCTCTTTTCATTCCTGGATGAAAAGAAAGGATCCAAGTTAAAAGAGAACAAGGTCTTTCACGAACTGGAACGTCTGCGAGATGACATTATTTCCGAGGCGCTTATCGCGATGCGGGAGGCAGCAACAAGACACGAAAAACTAGACTCCAGTTGGGACAGTGAAACAATCGATGTTGCAGCACATCAGTTTCCAGGAATCGACAAGAATTCACTTAAAAATACCGCAATTCAATACGTGAGGTCTAGAAAACCAACTTTTAATCGTGAATTATTTCGATTATTGAAAGCGGCGAGGGATCAGCAACAATTTGGTGATGATGCAGATACTTCTGGCTCTCAACCTGAGGAATAA
- a CDS encoding DNA-binding protein: protein MEYRSGKTGRIIVIRFDNDDDLLQGLKHIVQKEGIKAAYFTIFGGLQQADVVTGPIEPTIPPVPVWAKIDEAREVVGLGSIFLDENDEPRIHLHSALGHHGQTTTACIRKGTKTYLLLEAYLTEILEINITRPWFADGQFYRICFS from the coding sequence ATGGAATATCGCTCGGGAAAAACAGGCAGGATAATCGTGATTCGCTTTGACAATGACGATGACCTGTTACAAGGATTGAAGCACATTGTACAAAAAGAGGGGATTAAGGCAGCTTATTTCACAATCTTTGGTGGATTACAGCAAGCAGACGTTGTGACTGGCCCCATAGAGCCAACTATACCACCAGTGCCTGTTTGGGCGAAGATAGATGAAGCTAGGGAAGTTGTGGGGCTTGGGAGCATTTTTTTAGACGAAAATGACGAGCCAAGAATCCATCTCCACTCGGCCCTTGGACATCACGGGCAAACAACAACCGCCTGTATCAGGAAAGGAACCAAAACGTACCTCCTCTTAGAGGCATATCTTACTGAAATTCTTGAAATCAATATAACTCGACCATGGTTTGCGGATGGCCAATTTTACCGAATATGTTTTAGTTAG
- a CDS encoding 50S ribosomal protein L17, with product MRHRKAGRRLGRNSSHRDAMIRNMVTSLFEHERIVTTTPKAKEARKMVDKMMTLAKRGDLHARRQALAFMKKDEIVAKLFDNLKNDYMDRNGGYTRIIRTGNRIGDAAPMAILELVNYKESESSEIITESN from the coding sequence ATGAGACATAGAAAAGCAGGAAGAAGACTTGGACGTAATTCATCGCATCGAGATGCTATGATTCGGAATATGGTTACCTCTCTTTTTGAGCATGAAAGGATTGTAACAACGACTCCGAAAGCCAAAGAAGCTCGGAAAATGGTTGATAAAATGATGACGTTGGCTAAGCGTGGCGATTTGCACGCACGACGACAAGCGTTAGCATTTATGAAGAAAGATGAGATTGTTGCTAAATTATTTGATAATTTAAAGAATGACTATATGGACAGGAATGGTGGATATACAAGAATCATCAGGACTGGGAATCGTATAGGTGATGCCGCACCAATGGCAATATTAGAATTGGTTAATTACAAAGAAAGTGAATCTTCCGAGATTATAACAGAAAGTAATTAA
- a CDS encoding DNA-directed RNA polymerase subunit alpha translates to MTHTDLNIQMDSDPIYRNWTELILPERLEVDSATHTNRYGKFTCQPLERGFATTVGNCLRRILLSSIQGAAITSVNIEGAHHEYSTIPGVLEDVIEIILNLKEVRLRLNSQNSAVIRIEKTDKGPVTAADIISPDGMVEVMNPEQHICTITGSEGKMVAEFQVRWGKGYSPAENNKTEDMSIDTFPIDAIFTPIQKVKIVVSQARVGQQTDYDKLTMEIHTDGSITPENSLAYAAKILKEQMRIFINFDEDRVEPEIEQSSDATLIAVNENLYRSVDDLELSVRSANCLRNADIKYIGELVQKTETEMLKTKNFGRKSLNEIKQLLSEMGLSLGMKVEGWVQPPSQEPQEDL, encoded by the coding sequence ATGACTCATACTGACTTGAATATTCAAATGGATTCTGACCCAATTTATCGTAATTGGACAGAACTTATCCTACCAGAACGGCTAGAGGTTGATTCTGCAACGCATACCAATAGATATGGTAAATTTACATGCCAGCCTTTGGAACGTGGTTTTGCAACAACCGTTGGAAATTGCTTGAGAAGAATATTATTGTCTTCCATTCAAGGTGCTGCGATCACTTCTGTTAATATTGAAGGTGCACATCATGAATATTCAACGATTCCTGGTGTTTTGGAAGATGTTATTGAAATTATACTTAATTTAAAGGAAGTTAGGCTCCGTTTAAATTCGCAGAATTCAGCCGTCATACGAATAGAAAAAACAGATAAGGGACCAGTGACAGCTGCTGATATTATTTCACCTGATGGTATGGTTGAAGTGATGAATCCTGAACAACACATTTGTACTATAACCGGAAGTGAAGGCAAGATGGTTGCTGAGTTTCAGGTTAGATGGGGAAAAGGATATTCACCAGCAGAAAATAATAAAACTGAAGATATGAGTATTGATACCTTCCCGATTGACGCAATATTTACGCCGATCCAGAAGGTGAAAATCGTTGTTAGTCAAGCAAGAGTTGGTCAACAGACTGATTATGATAAGTTGACAATGGAAATTCATACTGATGGAAGTATCACCCCTGAGAATTCGCTTGCTTATGCTGCAAAAATTCTCAAGGAGCAGATGAGAATTTTCATTAATTTTGATGAAGATCGTGTTGAGCCAGAAATTGAGCAATCATCCGACGCAACTCTTATCGCTGTAAATGAAAATTTATATAGAAGTGTTGATGATCTTGAGCTTTCTGTCCGCTCAGCTAATTGCTTGCGAAATGCGGACATAAAATATATCGGTGAATTAGTACAAAAAACCGAAACAGAAATGCTGAAGACCAAAAATTTTGGTCGAAAGTCATTGAATGAAATTAAGCAATTACTTTCTGAAATGGGTCTGTCGTTGGGAATGAAGGTTGAAGGTTGGGTACAACCACCCTCACAGGAACCCCAAGAAGATTTGTAA
- the rpsD gene encoding 30S ribosomal protein S4 has protein sequence MSRYTGALCRQCRREKIKLFLKGDRCYSDRCAFERRAFAPGQHGQDRLKKMSDYAIQLREKQKVKRMYGMLEGQFNRYFQKADLQKGITGVNLLVMLERRLDNVLYRLGFASSRNQARQLVRHNHFLVNGRKVNIPSFLVSVNDEILLKDKSQSIGAVKENLSAIARRGVPSWLNIDHDNFKGKVIALPNREEITMPIQENLIVELYSK, from the coding sequence TTGTCACGATATACAGGCGCTTTATGCCGTCAATGCCGAAGAGAAAAAATTAAGCTCTTTCTGAAGGGAGATAGATGCTATTCTGATAGATGTGCTTTTGAACGGCGTGCTTTTGCACCAGGGCAACATGGACAAGACCGATTAAAGAAAATGTCTGATTATGCTATCCAGTTACGTGAAAAGCAAAAAGTTAAACGTATGTATGGTATGCTAGAAGGTCAATTTAATAGGTATTTTCAAAAAGCTGATCTTCAAAAAGGTATAACAGGCGTTAATCTGCTCGTAATGCTTGAACGTAGACTAGATAATGTACTTTATAGACTTGGATTTGCTTCCTCCAGAAATCAGGCTCGTCAATTAGTCAGACATAATCACTTTCTTGTCAATGGCAGAAAAGTAAATATACCTTCATTTCTTGTTTCTGTTAACGATGAAATACTTTTAAAAGATAAAAGTCAAAGCATTGGTGCTGTAAAGGAAAATTTGTCTGCGATTGCACGACGTGGAGTACCCAGTTGGTTGAACATCGACCATGATAATTTTAAGGGTAAAGTCATTGCACTTCCGAATCGTGAAGAAATCACTATGCCAATTCAGGAAAACCTTATAGTTGAACTTTATTCTAAATAA
- the rpsK gene encoding 30S ribosomal protein S11 yields the protein MAGPKTKVKRKDKKNIPEGVVSIKSTFNNTLVTFSDKQGNAVSWCSSGCLGFKGSRKSTPFAAQNTVETAAKKAMDCGMRKVMVNIKGPGPGRESALRALQQVGLEVSKICDVTPIPHNGCKPPKKRRV from the coding sequence ATGGCAGGTCCTAAGACTAAGGTGAAGCGTAAGGATAAAAAAAACATTCCCGAAGGGGTTGTTAGTATTAAATCAACTTTCAATAACACCTTAGTGACATTTTCCGATAAGCAAGGTAACGCAGTGTCATGGTGTAGTTCTGGTTGTTTAGGTTTCAAAGGTTCTCGGAAGAGTACACCCTTTGCTGCTCAAAATACTGTAGAAACTGCCGCAAAAAAAGCAATGGACTGTGGTATGAGAAAAGTAATGGTTAATATAAAGGGTCCAGGGCCTGGAAGAGAATCAGCGCTTAGGGCATTACAGCAAGTAGGGTTAGAAGTCAGTAAAATTTGTGACGTAACACCAATTCCTCATAATGGTTGTAAACCACCCAAGAAAAGAAGAGTTTAA
- the rpsM gene encoding 30S ribosomal protein S13 — protein MARIAGVDLPKNKHMVIALTYIHGIGKTSAMRILDEVNIAHNMNSDSLDDNQVAEIRKIIETSHSVEGDRRRNVAMDIKRMMDLGSYRGIRHRKGLPCRGQRTSTNARTRRGPRRSASK, from the coding sequence TTGGCACGTATAGCTGGTGTAGATTTACCGAAAAATAAACATATGGTTATTGCACTTACCTATATCCATGGAATAGGTAAAACAAGTGCAATGAGAATACTTGATGAAGTCAATATTGCTCATAATATGAATAGTGATAGTCTCGACGATAATCAAGTAGCCGAAATCCGGAAAATAATCGAAACATCGCATAGTGTCGAGGGTGATAGAAGGCGTAATGTCGCTATGGATATTAAACGTATGATGGATCTTGGAAGCTATCGAGGAATCAGACATCGGAAAGGTTTACCATGCAGAGGACAGCGGACTAGTACAAATGCTAGGACTCGAAGAGGTCCAAGAAGATCAGCAAGTAAATAA
- the rpmJ gene encoding 50S ribosomal protein L36, whose protein sequence is MKVRSSVKKICSECKIFKRSGVVRVSCKVKKHKQRQG, encoded by the coding sequence ATGAAAGTTAGATCATCAGTAAAAAAAATTTGCAGTGAATGTAAGATCTTTAAAAGAAGTGGAGTTGTTCGGGTTTCTTGCAAAGTAAAAAAACATAAGCAGCGTCAGGGGTAA